A window of the Hevea brasiliensis isolate MT/VB/25A 57/8 chromosome 6, ASM3005281v1, whole genome shotgun sequence genome harbors these coding sequences:
- the LOC110666619 gene encoding ferredoxin-thioredoxin reductase subunit A2, chloroplastic — MNPTALVSLSAGGAASACSPSSLPTALISPALRCVDIATNASTTSKMIFSKNFLVSPSLSLSSPSSAMVASARTNINNGMIMKICPIKGPHLSSTTPASIMIIGRRRRRSITCEVALRSNNSATSSLSSSSTTVTKGEEEGEEAEKRIGAKVRVKVPLKVYHVPRVPEVDLTGKEGHLKQYVALWKGKRISANLPYKVEFVVGIEGRGPVKFFAHLREDEFDCLE; from the coding sequence ATGAACCCAACAGCTCTGGTTTCACTGTCGGCGGGGGGAGCAGCCTCCGCCTGTTCTCCCTCCAGTCTTCCCACCGCCTTAATATCTCCGGCGCTTCGTTGTGTAGATATAGCCACCAATGCTTCCACGACTAGTAAGATGATTTTCTCGAAGAACTTTCTTGTATCCCCTTCGTTATCGTTATCTTCTCCTTCTTCAGCGATGGTGGCTTCTGCTCGAACCAACATTAATAACGGTATGATAATGAAGATTTGCCCCATCAAAGGGCCCCACTTATCCTCAACTACCCCTGCTAGCATAATGATAAtagggaggaggaggaggaggtcgATTACATGTGAAGTCGCATTGAGATCCAACAATTCGGCTACATCATCTTTATCCTCATCGTCTACAACAGTCACCAAAGGAGAAGAAGAGGGAGAAGAAGCTGAGAAGAGGATTGGGGCGAAGGTTAGGGTGAAGGTTCCCCTGAAGGTGTACCACGTGCCTCGGGTGCCCGAAGTGGATCTGACTGGGAAAGAAGGTCATCTTAAGCAGTACGTTGCCCTCTGGAAGGGGAAACGAATATCCGCCAATCTCCCTTACAAGGTGGAGTTCGTGGTGGGCATTGAAGGCCGTGGCCCTGTCAAATTCTTTGCCCATCTCAGGGAGGACGAGTTTGATTGCCTTGAATAG